The following proteins are co-located in the Polystyrenella longa genome:
- a CDS encoding tetratricopeptide repeat protein, protein MRLSAGLFSLILSVPLFLSAPISAWALDQNLARFTADLRRQQLFPLAETYCQQRLQDENLADDLRIQLTVELARTFTQHASTVSLEDKSSLYERADQILTDYSSKELNELQKLYLHVNQLLMRLTEGEASYWQAELSNTEESRISASETLAKAIEPAIALISSTKDWSSARIFTANATKPTVLNYEELLLLQRDFRLDVARSILRKATLQRELRPDILEPTDLKTNLPELAEDWRTSTELVNVFQKQSEFLDLYFQSHLIEADWELLLGRYEAFESRIIMLRQRSVPPLIETEIVTREARALLQQNKIVEAAKRLHQYQQSGAASTPELEYMTIRSFLELARIAEQKKDPDLRSKLIENIEARLLVIPSGYWAQRAQQLFNQTEQEINYGADLQNLVNQGSELSRSEKPDEAIQVYKKAVELARERDQGPLQAELLYRLGIVQYNVKSYEDAEATFREILTELPESDFHAQAHLMLAYCIGQRGDLSASIKLLREHREKFAESPTLNDATLLLAQLETGAEEYASAMEHYRLLLETTLANDKLLDSLLQVYQQMSRSEQITPEIATKLLHQFREDFPGSLQTVTELNLSHQAKIRLILAELTLKIPPEENSQVQDLLQPLLEKENYDSPAFTPSRSQIGSLYSQYLMSGSFKRQQFDEISDLPISLKLDLFRHLIATPRDEATYHSLKDILERQLQQQKAELPPEDRRDFLTNVLMQKYRDWDTVTSLEELTELELKLELPSSQTREIALMLSETNDPPRQESARQHWKRLESQFEAGGEPWFEARYYQVNLLNKLNRSSKAEKLKRLTLLLHQFPKDSIWKERFQSL, encoded by the coding sequence ATGCGACTTTCCGCTGGCTTATTTAGTTTGATATTGAGCGTCCCGCTCTTTCTGTCGGCACCCATTTCTGCATGGGCACTGGATCAGAACCTTGCACGGTTTACCGCCGACCTTCGACGACAGCAACTGTTCCCTCTAGCTGAGACCTATTGCCAGCAGCGATTGCAGGATGAAAACCTTGCTGACGATCTCCGAATTCAACTGACCGTCGAACTAGCACGGACCTTTACACAACACGCATCGACAGTTTCGCTAGAAGATAAATCCTCGCTCTATGAGCGGGCAGACCAGATTCTCACCGACTACTCCTCAAAAGAGTTAAACGAACTTCAGAAGCTGTACTTACATGTAAACCAGCTCTTGATGCGACTTACTGAAGGAGAAGCGAGTTACTGGCAGGCAGAACTCTCCAATACTGAAGAGAGCCGCATCTCGGCCAGTGAAACACTGGCCAAAGCGATTGAGCCCGCGATCGCATTAATTTCGTCGACCAAAGACTGGTCGAGCGCTCGGATTTTCACAGCCAACGCAACAAAACCCACCGTGCTGAACTATGAAGAACTCCTGTTGCTGCAGAGAGATTTCCGACTGGATGTCGCCCGATCCATTTTGCGAAAAGCGACATTACAGCGGGAATTGCGTCCAGACATTCTGGAACCGACCGACTTAAAGACCAACTTACCGGAACTTGCTGAAGACTGGCGAACCTCCACTGAATTAGTGAATGTCTTTCAAAAACAGTCTGAGTTTCTCGATTTATATTTCCAGTCACATTTGATCGAAGCCGACTGGGAACTGCTTCTAGGTCGGTACGAGGCATTCGAGAGTCGCATCATCATGCTGCGACAGCGTTCTGTCCCTCCCCTTATTGAAACAGAAATTGTCACGCGCGAAGCGAGAGCGCTATTACAACAAAACAAAATCGTAGAAGCGGCAAAGCGATTGCACCAATATCAACAGTCGGGGGCAGCGAGTACTCCGGAACTTGAATACATGACGATCCGCTCATTCCTGGAACTGGCCCGCATCGCGGAACAGAAGAAAGATCCCGATCTTCGTTCAAAGTTGATCGAAAACATTGAAGCTCGCCTTCTCGTAATCCCCTCGGGGTACTGGGCACAAAGAGCACAACAGCTTTTTAACCAGACCGAACAAGAGATTAACTACGGTGCTGACCTGCAGAACTTAGTCAACCAAGGCTCCGAGCTATCTCGATCCGAAAAGCCGGATGAAGCAATTCAAGTATACAAAAAAGCGGTCGAACTCGCTCGGGAAAGAGATCAGGGCCCCCTTCAGGCTGAGTTGTTATATCGACTGGGAATTGTTCAGTACAACGTGAAATCGTATGAGGATGCTGAAGCAACGTTTCGAGAAATCCTTACGGAATTACCAGAGTCTGATTTCCACGCTCAAGCACACTTGATGCTCGCTTATTGCATCGGGCAGCGTGGTGACTTGTCCGCCTCAATCAAGCTGCTGAGAGAACATCGAGAGAAATTTGCTGAATCTCCGACTCTCAACGACGCGACCTTGCTATTGGCTCAACTTGAGACAGGGGCTGAAGAGTATGCGTCTGCCATGGAACATTATCGATTGCTACTGGAAACCACCCTCGCCAATGACAAACTGTTGGATTCCTTACTGCAAGTCTATCAGCAAATGTCTCGAAGCGAGCAAATTACACCTGAGATCGCAACAAAGTTGTTGCATCAATTTAGAGAAGACTTTCCAGGGTCATTACAAACGGTCACTGAACTCAATCTGAGTCACCAGGCAAAAATACGTCTCATTCTAGCGGAACTGACTCTCAAGATCCCACCTGAAGAAAACAGCCAGGTTCAGGATTTGCTCCAGCCACTCCTCGAAAAAGAGAATTACGATTCTCCAGCTTTCACGCCGAGTCGATCACAGATCGGTTCGCTGTACTCCCAGTACCTCATGAGTGGATCATTCAAACGCCAGCAATTCGATGAGATTTCGGACTTACCGATCAGTTTAAAGCTCGACTTGTTCCGGCACTTGATTGCGACTCCACGGGATGAAGCGACGTATCACTCCCTGAAAGATATTCTCGAACGTCAGCTGCAACAGCAGAAGGCGGAATTGCCACCAGAGGATCGGCGAGATTTTCTTACCAATGTTTTGATGCAAAAATATCGAGACTGGGATACCGTCACCAGTCTGGAAGAACTAACGGAGTTGGAACTCAAGCTGGAGTTACCTTCGTCTCAAACGCGTGAGATCGCGTTAATGTTATCTGAGACGAATGATCCACCGCGTCAGGAATCGGCACGTCAGCACTGGAAGCGGCTGGAAAGTCAATTTGAAGCAGGGGGAGAACCTTGGTTCGAAGCGAGATACTATCAGGTTAATCTATTAAACAAGTTGAACCGATCGAGTAAAGCCGAAAAGCTGAAACGGCTTACGCTACT